From a region of the Pongo pygmaeus isolate AG05252 chromosome 5, NHGRI_mPonPyg2-v2.0_pri, whole genome shotgun sequence genome:
- the LOC129038751 gene encoding LOW QUALITY PROTEIN: olfactory receptor 2W1-like (The sequence of the model RefSeq protein was modified relative to this genomic sequence to represent the inferred CDS: substituted 1 base at 1 genomic stop codon), translated as MDQSNYSSLHGFILLGFSDHSKMEMILSGVVTIFYLITLVGNTDIILASLLDSQLDTPMYFFLRNLSFLDLCFTTSIIPQMLVNLWAPDKTFSYVGCIIQLYVYMWLGSVECFLLAVMSYDRFTAICKPLHYFVIMNPHLCLKMIIMIWSIRLANSVVLCTLTLNLPTCGNNLLDHFLCELPALVKITCVDTTTVEMSVFALGIIIVLTPLILILISYGYIAKAVLRMKSKAGQXKAMNTCGSLLTVVSIFYGTIIYMYLQPGNRASKDQDKFLTLFYTVITPSLNPLIYTLSNKDMKDALKKLMRFHHKSTKIKRNCKS; from the coding sequence ATGGACCAAAGCAATTATAGTTCTTTACATGGTTTTATTCTGCTTGGCTTCTCTGACCATTCAAAAATGGAGATGATCCTGTCAGGAGTTGTCACCATCTTCTACTTAATTACATTGGTGGGTAACACAGACATCATTCTTGCATCTCTCCTGGATTCCCAGCTAGATACACCAATGTACTTTTTCCTCAGAAATTTATCTTTCCTAGATCTATGTTTCACAACCAGCATCATCCCTCAGATGCTGGTCAACTTGTGGGCACCTGATAAGACCTTCAGCTATGTGGGTTGTATCATCCAACTCTATGTTTACATGTGGTTGGGCTCAGTTGAGTGCTTTCTCCTGGCTGTTATGTCCTATGATCGTTTTACAGCTATATGTAAGCCCTTGCATTATTTTGTAATCATGAACCCACATCTATGTCTAAAGATGATTATCATGATCTGGAGTATTCGTTTGGCCAATTCTGTAGTATTATGTACACTCACTCTGAATTTGCCCACATGTGGAAACAACCTTCTGGATCATTTCTTGTGTGAGTTGCCAGCTCTAGTCAAGATAACTTGTGTAGACACCACAACAGTTGAAATGTCTGTTTTCGCTTTAGGCATTATAATTGTCCTCACACCTCTCATCCTTATTCTTATATCCTATGGCTACATTGCCAAAGCTGTGCTGAGAATGAAATCAAAAGCAGGCCAGTGAAAAGCAATGAATACCTGTGGATCTCTTCTTACTGTAGTGTCTATATTCTATGGAACTATTATCTACATGTACCTGCAGCCAGGTAACAGGGCTTCCAAAGACCAGGACAAGTTCCTCACTCTCTTTTACACCGTCATCACTCCAAGTCTCAACCCGCTCATTTACACCTTAAGCAATAAGGACATGAAGGATGCCCTGAAGAAACTGATGAGATTTCACCacaaatctacaaaaataaagaggaattGCAAGTCATAG